From a single Pseudophryne corroboree isolate aPseCor3 chromosome 6, aPseCor3.hap2, whole genome shotgun sequence genomic region:
- the VAMP2 gene encoding vesicle-associated membrane protein 2 encodes MSAPAAGPPAAPGEGPQAPPNLTSNRRLQQTQAQVDEVVDIMRVNVDKVLERDQKLSELDDRADALQAGASQFETSAAKLKRKYWWKNLKMMIIMGVICAIILIIIIVYFST; translated from the exons GTCTGCCCCAGCTGCCGGCCCCCCCGCTGCCCCAGGCGAAGGTCCCCAGGCTCCCCCCAACCTCACCAGCAACAGGAGGCTCCAACAGACCCAGGCACAGGTGGACGAG GTAGTGGATATTATGCGCGTGAATGTAGATAAGGTTTTGGAACGAGATCAGAAGCTGTCCGAGCTGGATGACCGCGCGGACGCTCTGCAGGCCGGAGCCTCGCAGTTTGAAACCAGCGCGGCCAAACTTAAGCGCAAGTACTGGTGGAAGAACCTCAAG atgatGATCATTATGGGAGTGATATGCGCCATCAtcctcatcataattattg TTTACTTCAGCACCTAA